The following proteins come from a genomic window of Dreissena polymorpha isolate Duluth1 chromosome 1, UMN_Dpol_1.0, whole genome shotgun sequence:
- the LOC127867547 gene encoding C-type lectin domain family 4 member M-like, translated as MSSRDYVIVSAVVYLWIVSLMTVDGCPSGWTNYGDSCYHFSHDTEQWVDAQVICREFEGYLVEKASSPEQNFLSTETIRRGTLFWIGATDLFIEREWQWMTSHTAINRNDAFWAPGQPDNQNGNDNCAGIRNSDGKWYDERCSVSMHYICERSGSEAIVG; from the exons ATGTCTTCCCGTGACTATGTCATTGTGAGTGCTGTGGTGTATTTATGGATCGTTTCTCTTATGACAG TTGACGGCTGTCCAAGTGGATGGACAAATTACGGTGATTCCTGCTACCATTTCAGTCACGACACGGAACAATGGGTGGATGCACAG GTGATTTGCAGAGAGTTTGAAGGTTATCTGGTCGAGAAAGCGTCATCTCCGGAGCAAAATTTCCTGTCTACAGAAACTATACGCAGAGGAA CCTTGTTTTGGATTGGCGCCACTGACCTTTTCATCGAGAGGGAGTGGCAATGGATGACTTCACATACCGCCATTAATAGAAATGATGCCTTCTGGGCGCCCGGTCAGCCTGATAATCAAAACGGAAATGACAACTGTGCGGGGATACGAAACTCGGATGGTAAATGGTACGACGAAAGATGTAGTGTGTCAATGCACTACATTTGTGAACGAAG TGGTTCAGAGGCGATCGTCGGCTAG